In Amycolatopsis solani, a single window of DNA contains:
- a CDS encoding MarR family winged helix-turn-helix transcriptional regulator: protein MGDLRELDSEEAAFWRSLIRVTTVLPRALEDHFLPETGLTVSDYGVLVALSEAPDHLLRISALAATTALSLSRISRVVDDLTRRGLIEKRRCPEDGRASNAVLTGAGLARLEAAYPSHLARVRASVFDHLSAEEIRTAGPVLARLAAALDAAPPTDEEQRTR, encoded by the coding sequence GAGGGAGCTCGACAGCGAGGAAGCCGCGTTCTGGCGGTCGCTGATCCGCGTGACAACCGTACTGCCGCGCGCGCTGGAGGACCATTTCCTGCCGGAGACCGGCCTCACGGTCAGCGACTACGGCGTCCTCGTCGCGCTGTCGGAAGCACCGGATCACCTGCTCCGCATCTCCGCGCTGGCGGCGACGACCGCGTTGTCGCTCAGCCGGATCAGCCGGGTGGTCGACGACCTCACCCGCCGCGGGCTGATCGAGAAGCGGCGCTGCCCGGAAGACGGGCGGGCGTCCAACGCCGTGCTGACCGGCGCCGGATTGGCCAGACTGGAGGCGGCCTACCCGAGCCACCTGGCCCGCGTCCGGGCTTCGGTGTTCGACCACCTGAGCGCCGAAGAGATCCGGACCGCCGGACCGGTGCTGGCCCGGCTGGCCGCGGCGCTCGACGCCGCTCCCCCGACCGACGAGGAGCAAAGGACGCGATGA
- a CDS encoding glutathione S-transferase family protein gives MSDKGEYQRDLNYLPDRITADGRDGWPVEPGRYRLIVARACPWANRAVIVRRLLGLEPVLSMGIAGPVHDERSWSFDLDPGGRDPVLGIERLQEAFFKRDPEYPRGITVPAFVDVPSGKVVTNDFAQMTLDMSTEWTAYHRDGAPELYPEKLRDEIDDVAQKVFTDVNNAVYQCGFARSQEAYEHSYRKLFARLDWLSERLADQRYLVGETITEADVRLFTTLVRFDAVYHGHFKCNRQKLTELPVLWAYTRDLFQTPGFGDTIDFPQIKEHYYVVHRTVNPTGIVPLGPDVSGWLTPHDREQLGGRPFGDGTPPGPPPAAERVPAL, from the coding sequence ATGAGCGACAAGGGCGAATACCAGCGGGACCTGAACTACCTCCCGGACCGCATCACCGCCGACGGCCGCGACGGCTGGCCGGTGGAGCCGGGTCGCTACCGGCTGATCGTCGCGCGCGCGTGCCCGTGGGCGAACCGCGCGGTGATCGTCCGGCGGCTGCTGGGCCTGGAACCGGTGCTGTCCATGGGCATCGCCGGGCCGGTGCACGACGAGCGCAGCTGGAGCTTCGACCTCGACCCCGGTGGCCGCGACCCGGTGCTCGGCATCGAGCGGCTGCAGGAGGCGTTCTTCAAGCGCGACCCGGAGTACCCGCGCGGGATCACCGTGCCGGCGTTCGTCGACGTCCCGAGCGGGAAGGTCGTCACCAACGACTTCGCGCAGATGACCCTCGACATGTCGACCGAGTGGACGGCGTACCACCGAGACGGCGCGCCCGAGTTGTACCCTGAGAAGCTGCGCGACGAGATCGACGACGTCGCGCAGAAGGTGTTCACCGACGTGAACAACGCGGTGTACCAGTGCGGGTTCGCCCGGTCCCAGGAGGCGTACGAGCACTCCTACCGCAAGCTGTTCGCCCGGCTGGACTGGCTTTCGGAGCGGCTCGCGGACCAGCGTTACCTGGTGGGCGAGACGATCACCGAAGCCGACGTCCGCCTGTTCACCACGCTCGTCCGGTTCGACGCGGTGTACCACGGCCACTTCAAGTGCAACCGGCAGAAGCTCACCGAGCTGCCGGTCCTGTGGGCCTACACGCGGGACCTGTTCCAGACGCCCGGGTTCGGCGACACGATCGACTTCCCGCAGATCAAGGAGCACTACTACGTGGTGCACCGGACCGTGAACCCGACGGGGATCGTCCCGCTCGGCCCGGACGTCTCAGGCTGGCTGACCCCGCACGACCGCGAGCAGCTCGGCGGCCGGCCGTTCGGCGACGGCACCCCGCCGGGCCCGCCACCCGCCGCCGAGCGGGTGCCCGCGCTGTAG
- a CDS encoding SDR family NAD(P)-dependent oxidoreductase has translation MERLRDRRILVTGAGSGIGRATTLRLLEEGARVVATDVKGHDDLPATAVLTMDVADEAAVTAGVASAIDVLGGLDVLVNAAGILLASHTHETSLALWNRVLAVNLTGTFLVTRAALPALLASEKGVVVNFSSTSASFAHPYMAAYCASKGGIQAFTHSLALEYGKQGLRAVSVAPGSVKSGITDSAASWLPQDVDFTLFGRLLPLLPTGLTTEVGNAVARPEAVAGVVAMLASDDGEFITGTEIRVDGGTHT, from the coding sequence ATGGAACGCCTGCGCGATCGCCGCATCCTGGTCACCGGCGCCGGTTCCGGCATCGGACGGGCCACCACGCTCCGCCTGCTGGAGGAGGGCGCGCGGGTCGTCGCCACCGACGTCAAAGGCCACGACGACCTGCCCGCCACCGCGGTGCTGACGATGGACGTCGCCGACGAGGCCGCGGTGACCGCCGGGGTTGCCTCGGCGATCGACGTCCTGGGCGGCCTCGACGTCCTGGTCAACGCGGCGGGCATCCTGCTGGCGTCGCACACGCACGAGACGTCGCTGGCGCTGTGGAACCGGGTGCTGGCGGTGAACCTGACGGGCACGTTCCTGGTGACCCGCGCGGCCCTGCCCGCCCTGCTGGCTTCGGAGAAGGGCGTGGTGGTGAACTTCAGCTCGACGTCGGCTTCGTTCGCCCACCCGTACATGGCGGCGTACTGCGCGAGCAAGGGCGGGATCCAGGCGTTCACGCATTCGCTCGCCTTGGAGTACGGCAAGCAAGGCCTGCGCGCGGTCAGCGTCGCCCCGGGCAGCGTGAAGAGCGGCATCACGGACTCGGCGGCGAGCTGGCTCCCCCAGGACGTCGACTTCACCCTGTTCGGCCGGCTGCTGCCGCTGTTGCCGACCGGCCTGACGACGGAGGTCGGCAACGCGGTGGCCCGCCCGGAGGCGGTGGCGGGAGTGGTGGCGATGCTGGCTTCGGACGACGGCGAGTTCATCACGGGCACGGAGATCCGCGTGGACGGCGGAACGCACACCTGA
- a CDS encoding helix-turn-helix domain-containing protein, producing MPERDTWAQNMINLGIDLRELRISARLTQEELAKRLGGRQQGWVSEVENGSRRGRPITWDDVSNWLKACGVDAALREEWRLRYTPIEMASDLRNRKGAGKRGQAGEERAALPSETTRITDEVRKFKALFWEEFDAAREQARRLKGREEQLTSELAEITGKIDDLKLQCHQAEQQIATDGRREQHLRQRIRGLREQLRSDDETIHVLEKEIQFTREQRRIAEETSLRMGRRTAEVALRSRAASDLLSVLLEATWADRREEPETKTAADADRKKSVPEIRKLEPVTTRWPGEVGRPRTLVSTLSIIALAILLVVSLVALIF from the coding sequence ATGCCTGAACGAGACACTTGGGCCCAGAACATGATCAACCTGGGCATCGATCTGCGCGAGCTGCGCATCTCCGCTCGCTTGACCCAAGAAGAGCTGGCCAAGCGCCTCGGCGGCCGACAGCAGGGCTGGGTTTCGGAAGTCGAGAACGGGAGCCGGCGTGGCCGGCCGATCACCTGGGACGACGTGTCGAACTGGCTCAAGGCTTGCGGAGTGGACGCCGCTCTGCGCGAGGAATGGCGGCTCCGCTACACACCCATCGAGATGGCCTCCGATCTGCGAAACCGCAAAGGAGCCGGGAAAAGAGGCCAAGCCGGCGAAGAACGTGCGGCCCTCCCCTCGGAGACGACCCGGATCACGGATGAGGTCCGGAAATTCAAAGCACTCTTCTGGGAGGAGTTCGATGCAGCCAGGGAGCAGGCACGCCGGCTGAAGGGCCGCGAGGAGCAGCTGACCTCCGAGCTGGCCGAAATCACGGGCAAGATCGACGACCTCAAGCTGCAATGCCACCAGGCCGAGCAGCAGATCGCCACGGACGGCCGGAGGGAGCAGCACTTGCGTCAAAGGATCCGCGGGCTCAGGGAGCAACTGCGGTCGGACGACGAGACCATCCACGTCCTGGAGAAAGAGATCCAGTTCACGCGTGAACAGCGGCGCATCGCCGAGGAGACCTCGCTGCGGATGGGCCGACGGACCGCCGAAGTCGCGCTGCGCTCCCGAGCTGCCTCGGATCTCCTGTCAGTGCTGCTCGAAGCCACCTGGGCGGATCGGCGCGAGGAGCCGGAAACGAAGACGGCAGCGGACGCCGACCGGAAGAAGTCCGTTCCCGAGATCCGGAAACTGGAGCCCGTGACCACCCGGTGGCCTGGCGAAGTGGGACGGCCAAGGACGCTGGTCTCGACGTTGTCGATCATCGCCCTGGCCATCCTGCTCGTCGTCAGCCTCGTCGCGCTGATCTTCTGA